A section of the Rossellomorea marisflavi genome encodes:
- a CDS encoding peroxiredoxin produces MEGSSTETQEYTMPRIGDDAPGFTAATSRGNVSLSDYRGRWVVLFSHPSDFTPVCTTEFVAFQEIYPELQKMDTDLLGLSVDSVSSHIAWIRSIEENFDITIEFPIIADLDREVAMKYGMIMPGESQVETSRAVFVIDSSQTIRSIIYYPLTTGRNMKEIVRLVQALQATDEHGVSTPADWEPGDKVVVSPPETQEEAAERANEEGIEYIDWYISKKSL; encoded by the coding sequence ATGGAAGGAAGCTCTACAGAAACTCAGGAATATACCATGCCGCGTATCGGTGACGATGCACCTGGATTCACGGCCGCCACGAGCAGGGGGAACGTCAGCTTGTCTGATTACAGGGGGAGGTGGGTGGTATTGTTTTCTCATCCCTCGGACTTTACCCCTGTATGCACGACAGAGTTCGTCGCATTCCAGGAGATTTACCCTGAACTGCAAAAGATGGATACCGACCTGTTGGGGCTTAGCGTGGATAGTGTATCGTCCCATATTGCTTGGATCAGAAGCATTGAGGAAAACTTCGATATAACCATCGAATTTCCCATCATTGCCGATCTGGACAGGGAGGTAGCCATGAAATATGGCATGATCATGCCTGGGGAGAGCCAGGTCGAGACGAGCCGGGCAGTCTTCGTGATCGACAGCAGTCAGACGATTCGCTCCATCATCTATTACCCTCTCACTACAGGACGCAATATGAAGGAAATCGTGCGTCTCGTCCAAGCCCTGCAGGCGACGGATGAACATGGTGTATCAACCCCTGCCGACTGGGAGCCGGGTGACAAAGTCGTGGTCTCTCCACCTGAGACACAGGAGGAGGCCGCAGAACGTGCGAATGAAGAGGGGATCGAGTATATAGACTGGTATATTTCTAAAAAATCGCTGTAG
- the spoVID gene encoding stage VI sporulation protein D has protein sequence MSQQSSLRFSLEESIWFKKGQEVEELLSISLDPHITIQEQEQYILIRGSLDLSGEYLPSSVRDDDEAYEVDEILEASGKYVQMVESREKGELEFIHCFPVDVTIPKNRIENLEDIDVYVEAFDYAVPENACIRLNADLTITGIFGEQQVQTPVEEELYEPMYRAVDTMEEVEAEEAADVTMETVVPDYVEEPPREEEYDVFSLSPVYDEVEDEEEQEETEPFVLEGRVTPEEEEIPVQIQYESFPEPEAMRSEKVFELPEHELSESSEDQSYQHYAQESVQPPVQLPVQEVMEAEEEEEEESSSSSEVEAAKKTKGKKKKYESISLTDFFARKEEERGATLRVCIVQDGDTLDSIAEKYELTIPQLLRVNQLEANQDVYGGQVLYIPPEEPAFR, from the coding sequence TTGTCGCAGCAATCGAGTCTACGATTTTCCCTGGAAGAATCAATTTGGTTTAAAAAAGGACAGGAAGTTGAAGAGTTATTATCCATCTCCTTAGATCCACATATAACGATACAAGAACAAGAGCAGTATATCCTCATCAGAGGTAGCCTGGATCTATCCGGTGAATACCTTCCGTCCTCGGTGAGGGATGATGATGAAGCCTATGAGGTGGATGAAATCCTGGAGGCGAGTGGAAAGTACGTCCAGATGGTGGAAAGCCGTGAGAAAGGGGAGCTCGAGTTCATTCATTGTTTCCCGGTGGATGTAACGATCCCGAAAAACCGGATCGAGAATCTGGAAGACATCGATGTATATGTGGAAGCATTCGATTATGCCGTGCCTGAAAATGCCTGCATCAGGCTGAATGCCGACCTGACCATCACAGGGATCTTCGGTGAACAGCAGGTGCAGACGCCTGTCGAAGAAGAGCTGTATGAACCGATGTACCGTGCCGTCGACACAATGGAAGAAGTGGAGGCGGAAGAAGCAGCGGATGTGACGATGGAGACGGTCGTACCTGATTACGTTGAGGAGCCTCCTCGGGAAGAAGAATATGATGTTTTCTCCCTCTCTCCTGTCTATGATGAAGTGGAAGATGAGGAGGAGCAGGAGGAAACGGAACCTTTCGTTCTTGAAGGAAGGGTCACGCCTGAAGAGGAAGAAATCCCGGTCCAGATCCAGTATGAATCGTTCCCTGAACCCGAAGCGATGAGAAGCGAGAAGGTGTTTGAACTCCCGGAGCACGAGCTCAGTGAATCCTCAGAGGATCAGTCTTATCAGCACTACGCGCAGGAGTCGGTCCAGCCTCCGGTTCAACTTCCCGTCCAAGAGGTCATGGAGGCAGAAGAAGAGGAAGAGGAGGAATCTTCTTCAAGCTCCGAGGTCGAAGCGGCGAAAAAAACCAAAGGCAAGAAGAAGAAATATGAATCGATCTCCCTTACGGATTTCTTTGCCCGGAAGGAAGAGGAGCGGGGTGCCACGCTTCGGGTATGCATCGTCCAGGATGGGGATACCCTTGATTCCATCGCAGAGAAGTATGAACTGACGATCCCGCAGCTGCTGAGGGTGAATCAGCTTGAGGCCAATCAGGACGTGTACGGCGGTCAAGTGCTGTATATCCCGCCTGAGGAGCCCGCTTTTAGGTAA
- a CDS encoding valine--tRNA ligase, with amino-acid sequence MENQELSMPTKYDPKAIEDGRYKWWIDGKFFEATPDEGKEPYSIVIPPPNVTGKLHLGHAWDTTLQDILTRMKRMQGYDVLWLPGMDHAGIATQAKVDEKLRNQGISRYDLGREKFVEETWNWKEEYASHIREQWAKVGLGLDYSRERFTLDEGLSDAVRKVFVDLYNKGLIYRGEYIINWDPATKTALSDIEVIHQDVQGAFYHMRYPLSDGSGHIEIATTRPETMLGDTAVAVHPEDDRYKHLIGKTVILPITGREIPIVGDDYVDMEFGSGAVKITPAHDPNDFEIGNRHDLQRILVMHEDGSMNEKAGKYSGMDRFDCRKQIVKDLQEDGVLFKIEEHLHSVGHSERSGAVVEPYLSTQWFVKMDPLAQKAVTLQDGEEKVNFVPDRFETSYLRWMENTRDWCISRQLWWGHRIPAWYHKETGEIHVAHEAPEDLENWVQEEDVLDTWFSSALWPFSTMGWPDLEAEDFKRYYPTNTLVTGYDIIGFWVSRMIFQGLEFTNERPFKDVLIHGLVRDADGRKMSKSLGNGVDPMDVIEKYGADALRYFLSTGSSPGQDLRFSFEKVESVWNFANKIWNASRFALMNMDGMTYDEIDLSGEKSVADKWILTRLNETIETVTRLADKYEFGEVGRILYNFIWDDFCDWYIEMAKLPLYGEDEAAKKTTRSILAYVLDNTMRLLHPFMPFITEEIWQNLPHEGESITVAAWPEVDSALTDDAAAEEMKLLVDIIRAVRNIRAEVNTPMSKQIKLMLKAKDEETLAVLKKNAAYIERFCNPESLELSTDASAPEKAMTAVVTGVELFLPLAGLINIDEEIARLEKELDKWTKEVSRVQGKLSNERFISKAPQKVVDEEKAKEQDYLEKQATVKARIEELKTV; translated from the coding sequence ATGGAAAATCAAGAATTATCAATGCCGACAAAATATGATCCGAAGGCGATCGAGGATGGCCGCTACAAGTGGTGGATCGATGGGAAGTTCTTTGAAGCGACACCTGATGAAGGAAAAGAACCTTACAGCATCGTCATCCCGCCTCCGAACGTAACCGGAAAGCTTCACCTTGGTCATGCGTGGGATACGACACTTCAAGACATTCTGACTCGCATGAAGCGTATGCAGGGCTACGACGTCCTCTGGCTACCGGGGATGGACCACGCGGGGATCGCGACACAGGCAAAAGTAGATGAGAAGCTGCGAAATCAGGGCATCTCACGCTATGACCTCGGCCGTGAAAAGTTCGTGGAGGAAACATGGAACTGGAAAGAAGAATATGCTTCCCATATCCGCGAGCAGTGGGCGAAGGTCGGTCTCGGACTCGATTACAGCCGTGAGCGCTTCACCCTTGATGAAGGATTATCCGATGCCGTACGTAAAGTATTCGTCGACCTTTACAACAAAGGGCTCATTTATCGCGGTGAATACATCATTAACTGGGACCCGGCAACGAAAACGGCCCTTTCGGATATCGAGGTTATCCACCAGGACGTTCAAGGTGCCTTCTACCACATGCGTTACCCATTGAGCGACGGTTCCGGTCATATCGAAATCGCCACGACGCGTCCTGAGACGATGCTCGGTGACACAGCCGTTGCCGTTCACCCTGAAGATGACCGCTACAAGCATCTCATCGGTAAAACCGTGATCCTTCCGATCACAGGGCGTGAGATCCCGATCGTCGGAGACGACTATGTGGACATGGAATTCGGTTCGGGTGCAGTGAAGATCACACCTGCCCATGACCCGAATGACTTCGAAATCGGCAACCGCCATGACCTGCAGCGCATTCTCGTGATGCATGAAGACGGGTCCATGAACGAAAAAGCCGGCAAGTACTCTGGTATGGACCGTTTCGACTGCCGTAAGCAAATTGTGAAAGATCTCCAGGAAGACGGCGTCCTCTTCAAAATCGAAGAGCATCTTCACTCTGTCGGTCATTCTGAGCGAAGCGGAGCCGTTGTTGAACCGTACCTGTCCACACAATGGTTCGTGAAAATGGATCCCCTTGCCCAGAAAGCCGTGACGCTTCAGGACGGGGAAGAGAAGGTGAATTTCGTTCCGGACCGCTTCGAAACGAGCTACCTTCGCTGGATGGAGAATACGCGTGATTGGTGTATTTCCCGTCAACTATGGTGGGGTCACCGCATCCCGGCTTGGTACCATAAGGAAACAGGAGAGATCCACGTTGCCCATGAAGCACCTGAAGATCTTGAAAACTGGGTGCAGGAGGAAGATGTCCTGGATACATGGTTCAGCTCGGCGCTATGGCCGTTCTCTACAATGGGATGGCCGGATCTTGAAGCAGAGGACTTCAAACGCTACTATCCGACCAATACCCTCGTGACGGGCTATGACATCATCGGATTCTGGGTATCCCGCATGATCTTCCAGGGACTTGAATTCACGAATGAACGCCCATTCAAAGACGTATTGATCCACGGTCTCGTGCGCGATGCCGATGGCCGCAAGATGAGTAAATCCCTCGGAAACGGCGTCGATCCCATGGATGTCATCGAGAAATACGGAGCCGATGCCCTGCGCTACTTCCTTTCGACAGGAAGCTCGCCTGGTCAGGATCTGAGATTCTCCTTCGAAAAGGTGGAATCCGTTTGGAACTTTGCCAACAAGATCTGGAATGCTTCCCGATTCGCCTTGATGAATATGGACGGCATGACCTATGACGAAATCGACCTTTCCGGTGAAAAGTCGGTGGCAGACAAATGGATCCTCACCCGTCTCAATGAGACGATCGAAACCGTTACACGCCTTGCCGACAAGTATGAGTTCGGTGAAGTGGGGCGCATCCTTTATAACTTCATCTGGGATGATTTCTGTGACTGGTATATCGAAATGGCGAAGCTGCCTCTTTACGGGGAAGACGAAGCCGCGAAGAAGACGACTCGTTCGATCCTTGCCTATGTTCTCGACAACACGATGAGACTTCTTCACCCGTTCATGCCGTTTATTACCGAGGAAATATGGCAGAACCTGCCGCATGAAGGCGAATCCATCACCGTGGCTGCCTGGCCGGAAGTCGATTCAGCCCTTACGGATGATGCAGCTGCTGAAGAAATGAAGCTTCTCGTGGACATCATCCGTGCGGTACGGAATATCCGTGCAGAAGTGAATACGCCGATGAGCAAGCAGATCAAACTCATGCTGAAGGCGAAAGATGAAGAAACGCTTGCGGTTCTTAAGAAGAATGCGGCCTACATCGAGCGTTTCTGTAATCCGGAATCCCTTGAGCTATCCACTGATGCATCTGCACCTGAAAAAGCGATGACAGCTGTCGTGACGGGAGTTGAGCTGTTCCTTCCACTTGCAGGCCTCATCAACATCGATGAAGAGATCGCACGCCTGGAGAAAGAGCTCGACAAATGGACGAAGGAAGTATCACGCGTACAAGGGAAGCTGAGCAACGAACGATTCATAAGCAAGGCGCCTCAAAAAGTAGTGGATGAAGAAAAAGCAAAAGAACAGGACTACTTGGAGAAACAGGCCACGGTTAAGGCCCGGATCGAAGAGTTGAAGACGGTATAA
- a CDS encoding bifunctional folylpolyglutamate synthase/dihydrofolate synthase, whose amino-acid sequence MMQYEDAVSWIHSRLRLGIKPGLQRMEELLEKLGNPHQTIRTVHIGGTNGKGSTVTFLRNMLQEAGYTVGTFTSPYFERFNERISMNGVPISDEALTSLVERVKPIAEEMEDSEWGGPSEFEVITAMNFLYFAEYETPDIVLEEVGLGGRLDSTNVITPLVSVITSIGMDHMQFLGNSLGDIAFEKAGIIKAGVPVVSGVSQPEAAAVISEQAEQKDSQLHVLGEGFSAVSMEHLPDGERFRYEEGGATESFDMTMIGMHQVRNAAVSIKVAGLLGEHGFRIDPGHVKRGLLKAYWPGRMEKVSDTPLIFLDGAHNPEGVAALVSTIQERFRGRRVSSLFAALKDKDLKPMIEPLKTAVDHLVLTQFDFPRAASGSELRELAGGGTVEGDWKHFVDEYVATPKEVEVLLITGSLYFLSEVKPYLLKKLENNRINK is encoded by the coding sequence ATGATGCAGTATGAAGATGCGGTAAGTTGGATTCATTCACGCTTGCGCCTCGGTATCAAACCCGGTTTGCAGCGAATGGAGGAGCTTCTTGAGAAGCTTGGAAACCCCCATCAAACAATCCGGACCGTCCATATCGGAGGGACGAATGGAAAGGGGTCCACGGTCACTTTCTTACGGAATATGCTCCAGGAAGCGGGCTACACAGTGGGGACGTTCACTTCTCCGTATTTCGAGAGATTCAATGAGCGGATCAGCATGAACGGGGTTCCGATATCCGATGAAGCCCTGACTTCTCTCGTCGAACGCGTAAAACCGATTGCAGAGGAAATGGAGGATTCCGAATGGGGGGGACCATCGGAATTCGAAGTGATCACGGCCATGAATTTCTTGTATTTTGCCGAATATGAAACACCCGACATCGTACTCGAGGAAGTCGGACTCGGAGGGAGACTCGATTCCACCAACGTCATCACCCCACTCGTTTCCGTCATTACGAGCATCGGGATGGACCACATGCAGTTCTTGGGGAACTCACTGGGGGACATCGCTTTTGAAAAAGCAGGGATCATCAAAGCAGGTGTCCCGGTCGTATCGGGGGTATCACAACCCGAAGCCGCTGCCGTCATTTCTGAGCAAGCAGAACAGAAAGATAGCCAACTCCACGTATTGGGAGAAGGATTTTCGGCCGTCTCCATGGAACATTTACCTGACGGGGAACGGTTCCGCTATGAAGAGGGTGGCGCTACAGAATCGTTCGATATGACCATGATCGGGATGCATCAGGTGCGAAATGCCGCCGTATCCATAAAAGTAGCTGGGCTTCTCGGTGAACATGGGTTCCGGATTGATCCGGGTCATGTGAAACGGGGACTCCTGAAGGCGTACTGGCCTGGAAGGATGGAAAAGGTTTCGGATACCCCATTGATCTTCCTGGATGGCGCCCACAATCCAGAAGGCGTGGCGGCACTCGTCTCCACAATTCAGGAGCGATTCCGAGGAAGGCGTGTATCCAGTTTGTTCGCCGCCCTCAAGGATAAAGACTTGAAGCCGATGATCGAACCGCTGAAAACCGCCGTCGATCACCTGGTTCTCACGCAATTTGACTTCCCGAGGGCTGCTTCCGGCAGTGAACTGCGCGAACTGGCAGGCGGGGGAACGGTTGAAGGCGATTGGAAGCATTTTGTGGATGAATATGTTGCCACTCCAAAGGAAGTGGAAGTCCTCCTCATCACCGGATCACTCTACTTCTTATCGGAAGTAAAACCATATTTATTGAAAAAATTAGAAAATAATAGAATTAATAAGTGA
- a CDS encoding DUF4306 domain-containing protein, whose translation MSLGIFSYTFFTFGWAASYLMLEDNWSEMLIFSKDAMTPQDISELDKLIYGFQHAPLVVTILMMVSFLYALFLIVIILRRILLTKYQSTN comes from the coding sequence TTGTCATTGGGGATTTTTTCATACACCTTTTTCACCTTCGGCTGGGCAGCGAGTTACTTGATGCTGGAGGACAATTGGAGTGAAATGCTCATATTCAGCAAAGACGCCATGACCCCACAGGATATTTCCGAACTTGATAAACTGATCTACGGGTTCCAGCATGCCCCACTGGTAGTGACAATTCTGATGATGGTAAGTTTCTTGTATGCACTCTTCCTGATCGTCATAATCCTCAGGCGAATCCTTCTCACTAAGTATCAATCCACAAATTAA
- the ysxE gene encoding spore coat protein YsxE, with protein MEQPLEALRPVLQPYGVEPYFVESFGKISKVFSNKGTLAVKKLSPQNGVDFVRNIQTLFQRGYNRIVPIYPTLDGRYAVWNEGSLFYVMPWLINQDREDRFEKHQKLFRELARLHTLSSQDVKIDKEERESHYELLTTRWEKEQQFLDEYIDTCERVTYMSPFQYHYCMYYKDASQALKFSRKMLDEWYEETKELEKVRTVITHGKVSSEHFLYDDRGMGYFHNFEQSKVASPFHDLLPFLSRTLKTYPKYYEECVEWLTTYFHHFAVRNEERQLFMSYLAYPSSVIAVVEKYFHTPKHKRNERKSLKKLQRHYWLLKNTEYVVMRLDEMERQKKEAEEASSS; from the coding sequence ATGGAACAACCCCTGGAAGCATTGAGGCCCGTACTCCAGCCATATGGCGTCGAACCTTATTTTGTCGAGAGCTTCGGTAAGATCTCCAAGGTGTTTTCGAATAAAGGGACTCTTGCCGTCAAAAAACTCTCTCCTCAAAACGGGGTGGATTTCGTCCGCAACATCCAGACCCTTTTCCAAAGGGGCTATAACCGCATCGTGCCGATTTATCCTACGCTTGACGGCCGCTATGCGGTGTGGAATGAAGGCAGTCTGTTCTACGTGATGCCCTGGCTCATCAATCAGGACAGGGAAGACCGCTTCGAGAAGCATCAGAAGCTGTTCAGGGAGCTTGCCCGCCTTCATACCCTCTCCTCCCAAGACGTGAAGATCGATAAAGAAGAGAGGGAATCCCACTACGAGTTGCTTACCACACGATGGGAGAAAGAACAGCAGTTCCTCGATGAGTATATCGATACATGTGAGCGGGTCACATATATGTCGCCGTTTCAATACCATTACTGTATGTATTATAAAGATGCGTCGCAGGCGTTGAAGTTTTCGAGAAAGATGCTTGATGAGTGGTATGAGGAAACGAAGGAGCTCGAGAAAGTTCGGACGGTCATCACCCACGGGAAGGTGTCTTCCGAGCACTTCCTATATGATGACAGGGGGATGGGGTATTTTCACAACTTCGAGCAGTCCAAGGTCGCCTCCCCCTTCCATGACCTCCTCCCGTTCCTGTCAAGGACGCTGAAGACGTATCCGAAGTATTATGAAGAATGCGTGGAATGGCTCACGACCTATTTTCATCATTTTGCCGTCCGGAATGAGGAGCGACAGCTGTTCATGAGCTATCTTGCCTATCCGAGCTCCGTGATCGCCGTGGTGGAGAAATATTTCCATACCCCGAAGCATAAACGCAATGAGCGCAAATCACTGAAGAAGCTTCAGCGTCACTATTGGCTTCTGAAAAATACAGAGTACGTGGTCATGCGGCTGGATGAAATGGAACGGCAGAAAAAAGAAGCAGAAGAAGCATCCTCTTCATAA